The following coding sequences lie in one Haematobia irritans isolate KBUSLIRL chromosome 3, ASM5000362v1, whole genome shotgun sequence genomic window:
- the LOC142231391 gene encoding uncharacterized protein LOC142231391: MSSLEVLIINQRDTLQLLVKYAKRFEKKAKSEKTHGYLNTLAQRVDEIFNKFEDQHDKIVSVIRDTSLDVDDVPYMKEDVYFDFTEKYLEFKGRIIDALPENSITNSPLASTFVAPSNRTDAAIISDSRLPKINLPKFSGEYVEWVPFRDMYCSLVHNNGSLNRVQKFYYLKGTLSGEAASLIKTIPVTEANYDSAWEVLESRYHNRRMLVGNLVSKLFNIPKSDGGCQSIRVLLDFARECLSSLGNLDIDTSNWDPILVHLLVQKLDLQTRKEWENSLKSSTNLPSRSELFTFLDRTFRTLESLGNEFSSSSASKSHSKFSKSTKNSNSFKKTSCHTGKISRQTPTECIYCGKSHSISKCYKFLALSVHGRNEFLSDKSICRNCLSVGHDQNNCGSPFRCVICKQKHHSVLHADGLSGQVFSAEPLVSSTSNSDTNPSNRFTTHNANVIRSVLLYTIRLHVCTNRGTFPLRALLDPGSQGCLISESAVQLMGLKRTKSHCTVVGIGDGSGSVSKFMVDIELFSRRNISVLSCTALVLTKLSSYTPDACAKSISMPDISEDDLADPRFYDSDPIDLILGSDVCFEVKIPSQSFIHNGMFFQNTHFGWVFSGSDRSLSTHRLHIHHVNLDAILRSFWEQEEICSDRDMSNEELACESYFVDTTNQTEIGRYMVKLPFKSILSDGSSPEIQNNILNAFRRLRQLEISFSRRPEFAQSYKNFMSEYESLGHMTRIGHYPDHVRRDSYFLPHHGIFKEQSTTTKLRVVFDGSSHSQGHKSLNEELAAGPALQNDISSILTKWRRHRIAFGADMEKMFRQIDVHPEHRKYQQILWRANPFEDISIFELNTVTYGTTSAPYLAIRVLQKLAEDYRSHFPSAAEVLMSESYVDDIISGSDNLSDASKLQKDLCALLNKGGCNLRKWVTNSQELLVAIPFDCRDPSISIYFDRNNNVVKTLGIQWNTSDDTFSIRVNFDERESFSKRSILSESARIYDPLGLLTPSTVVSKTIFKRLWEDSIDWDSKIPNDIERDWINHRSSLKDLSSLKVPRWIGWSPNSVVELHCFCDASSVAYAAVVYARILTPGGIRVSILQAKSKVAPVKTVSIPRLELCAAKLLALLVQNVKESLKNLPIETTYFWSDSSTVLSWIRKSPSHWTVYVANRVADIQRLSDPFQWRYVPTSLNPADCASRGISGTELLNNDTWWFGPRFLRESTDSWPRNLPQFNTTEEQRARISTHALNEKTYPDIFLRYSTFNNLIRSLSLCYRFIYNCRKPDARRTGVLTSTEINDTLYRILKVAQKVDFPIEIEQLLKNRPIRSSSLLKLMPFLDTYGLIRVGGRLQNSSFDYDIKHPIILSKNNPLSRLIITDSHEKTLHGGITLTMSYVNRRYWILSGNQLAKSIIHKCMRCFRQSAKTAQQIMGNLPSVRLNATRPFKHSGVDFAGPIMLKISTIRSAVVTKGYICLFVCMVTKALHLEAVSDLSTSAFLAAFKRFVSRRGGCTDIYSDCGTNFVGASKELQVLHNRSQKSLPEELRHALSNDGTTWHFIPPASPNFGGLWEAGVKSVKYHLKRVVRDRLLSFEELSTLLCQIESILNSRPLCPLSPDPADFDAHTPAHFLIGEPTNCIQDETLLDVNINRLTRWKCIEKIKQHFWKRWHSEYLNRLQSRPKWLKQSENAKVGDLVLVADERIGPGQWLLGRIKEIHPGGDGRTRLTIISTDNHKIISCHTASINYIIITSTANT; encoded by the exons atgagtTCGCTCGAAGTTTTAATAATTAATCAAAGGGACACATTGCAATTGCTTGTGAAATATGCAAAACGATTTGAAAAGAAAGCAAAAAGCGAGAAAACTCATGGTTATTTGAACACTTTAGCACAAcgagttgacgaaattttcaataaatttgaggACCAACATGATAAAATTGTGAGTGTAATTCGCGATACGTCGCTAGACGTGGACGATGTTCCTTATATGAAGGAAGAtgtttatttcgattttacggaaaaatatttggaatttaAAGGCCGAATTATTGACGCTTTACCGGAAAATTCGATAACTAATTCTCCATTGGCGAGCACTTTTGTTGCCCCTAGTAATCGTACTGATGCCGCTATTATTTCTGATTCACGtttgccaaaaattaatttaccgAAGTTTTCTGGAGAATACGTTGAATGGGTACCATTTCGCGACATGTATTGTTCCTTGGTCCACAACAATGGATCGCTAAATAGGGttcagaaattttattatttgaaggGAACACTTTCGGGCGAAGCCGCTAGCCTTATTAAGACCATCCCGGTCACTGAAGCTAATTATGACTCGGCATGGGAAGTTTTGGAATCTAGATACCATAACAGGAGAATGCTTGTTGGGAATCTAGTTTCCAAACTTTTTAATATACCGAAATCCGATGGGGGTTGCCAGTCAATTAGGGTTTTGCTAGATTTCGCCAGGGAATGTCTTTCCTCTTTGGGGAATTTAGACATAGACACTTCCAATTGGGATCCCATTCTTGTTCATTTGTTGGTGCAAAAACTTGATTTGCAGACAAGGAAAGAATGggaaaattctttgaaatcGAGTACCAATTTGCCTTCACGTAGTGAATTATTTACATTTCTTGATAGAACATTCCGTACTTTGGAGTCATTGGGAAATGAGTTTTCCTCCTCATCAGCTTCGAAGTCTCACTCGAAATTTTCGAAATCCACAAAGAATTCTAACTCGTTCAAAAAGACTTCTTGTCACACTGGAAAAATTTCGAGACAGACTCCGACTGAGTGTATTTATTGCGGAAAGTCCCATTCTATTTCAAAatgctataaatttttagcattaTCTGTGCATGGCAGAAATGAATTTCTGTCCGATAAATCAATTTGCCGCAATTGTCTTTCGGTTGGACATGACCAAAACAATTGTGGTTCACCCTTTCGTTGCGTTATTTGCAAACAAAAGCACCATTCTGTTTTACATGCTGATGGTTTATCGGGACAGGTTTTTTCAGCGGAACCGTTGGTTTCATCTACTTCGAATTCTGACACCAATCCTTCCAATCGATTTACGACACATAACGCGAATGTAATTCGATCTGTGTTGTTGTACACGATACGATTGCATGTTTGCACGAATCGTGGCACATTTCCTTTAAGGGCCCTTTTAGATCCCGGCTCTCAGGGATGTTTGATTTCCGAATCGGCGGTACAGCTGATGGGCCTTAAGAGGACCAAATCTCACTGCACTGTTGTGGGCATAGGTGATGGTAGTGGGAGCGTCTCTAAATTTATGGTGGACATTGAATTGTTTTCGAGGAGAAACATATCAGTACTTTCATGTACTGCGCTAGTCCTTACCAAGTTATCATCGTATACGCCTGATGCCTGTGCAAAGAGCATTTCTATGCCTGACATCAGTGAGGATGATTTGGCGGATCCGCGTTTTTATGATTCTGATCCCATTGATTTGATTCTAGGTTCAGATGTGTGTTTCGAGGTGAAAATTCCGTCCCAGTCTTTCATACATAATGGTATGTTTTTCCAAAATACTCACTTCGGTTGGGTATTTTCTGGATCGGATAGAAGCTTATCTACCCATAGGCTTCATATACATCACGTCAATTTGGACGCCATATTACGTTCTTTCTGGGAACAGGAGGAAATATGCTCCGATAGAGACATGTCAAATGAGGAATTGGCTTGTGAATCTTATTTTGTTGACACCACAAATCAGACTGAAATTGGACGATATATGGTGAAATTGCCATTTAAATCCATTCTATCTGATGGTTCAAGTCCAGAAATTCAGAACAATATTTTGAATGCATTTAGACGATTGCGTCAGttggaaatttcattttccAGAAGACCAGAATTCGCTCAAAGTTATAAAAACTTTATGAGTGAATACGAGTCATTAGGTCATATGACTAGAATTGGTCATTATCCTGATCATGTCCGTCGGGACTCATATTTTTTACCGCATCATGGTATTTTCAAGGAGCAGAGTACTACTACCAAACTCCGCGTGGTGTTTGATGGCAGTAGTCATAGCCAGGGCCACAAGTCACTCAATGAGGAACTTGCCGCTGGACCTGCTCTTCAGAATGATATCTcatccattttgacaaaatggcggAGACATAGGATTGCCTTTGGAGCAGACATGGAAAAGATGTTCCGCCAAATCGATGTTCATCCAGAACATCGAAAATATCAGCAGATATTATGGCGAGCAAATCcttttgaagatatttcaattttcgagTTGAATACAGTCACTTATGGTACCACCAGTGCACCATATTTGGCTATTCGTGTTTTACAAAAACTTGCTGAGGATTACAGATCCCATTTTCCAAGCGCTGCTGAGGTTTTAATGTCAGAGTCATATGTTGATGACATTATTTCCGGGTCTGATAATCTCTCAGATGCAAGTAAATTACAAAAGGATTTGTGTGCCCTTTTAAATAAGGGTGGCTGCAATTTACGGAAATGGGTTACGAATTCGCAAGAGCTTCTTGTTGCAATACCCTTTGATTGCAGAGACCCATCGATTTCCATTTATTTCGATCGAAacaacaatgttgtcaaaacgctAGGTATTCAATGGAATACAAGCGATGACACATTTTCGATCAGGGTTAACTTTGATGAGCGAGAATCTTTCTCGAAAAGATCTATCCTTTCAGAGTCGGCAAGAATTTACGACCCTCTGGGGCTATTGACTCCGTCTACAGTTGTCTCGAAGACTATATTCAAGAGGCTCTGGGAGGATAGCATTGATTGGGATTCTAAGATTCCAAATGATATTGAGAGGGATTGGATAAATCATCGATCTTCACTAAAGGATTTATCAAGCCTCAAAGTCCCAAGGTGGATTGGCTGGTCTCCAAATTCTGTCGTGGAGCTCCATTGTTTTTGTGATGCTTCCTCTGTGGCATATGCGGCAGTAGTTTATGCACGAATTTTGACTCCAGGTGGTATTCGAGTTTCTATTTTGCAGGCAAAATCGAAAGTTGCACCAGTTAAGACAGTTTCGATACCACGTCTCGAACTATGTGCTGCTAAGCTTTTAGCATTATTGGTTCAAAATGTTAAAGAGTCACTAAAGAATTTACCTATAGAGACCACTTACTTTTGGAGTGATAGCTCAACAGTTTTGAGCTGGATCAGAAAGTCTCCGTCCCATTGGACAGTTTATGTGGCGAATAGAGTGGCGGACATTCAAAGACTTAGCGACCCTTTTCAATGGAGGTATGTACCGACGTCGCTTAATCCCGCTGACTGTGCGTCACGGGGAATTTCTGGCACGGAACTTTTGAATAATGACACTTGGTGGTTTGGCCCAAGATTTTTGAGGGAATCCACGGATTCGTGGCCTCGTAATTTACCTCAATTTAATACTACGGAGGAGCAGAGAGCGAGAATTTCGACTCATGCTTTGAACGAAAAAACCTATCCTGATATTTTTTTGAGATACTCGACATTTAACAATTTGATTCGTAGCTTGTCATTATGCTATCGATTCATATATAATTGTAGAAAGCCTGATGCGAGGCGCACAGGAGTTTTAACGTCCACTGAGATAAATGATACACTTTACAGAATTTTGAAAGTTGCTCAAAAAGttgattttcctatagaaattgagCAGCTTTTAAAAAATCGTCCCATTAGGAGTAGTTCGCTACTGAAACTCATGCCCTTTCTTGATACATATGGTCTAATACGGGTAGGTGGCAGGCTACAAAACTCTAGTTTTGACTATGATATTAAGCACCCcattattttgtcgaaaaataaccCCCTGTCTAGACTAATAATAACGGATTCGCACGAAAAAACTCTACATGGTGGAATTACATTGACAATGTCATATGTTAACCGTAGGTACTGGATCTTATCTGGTAACCAGTTGGCAAAGTCAATTATCCACAAATGTATGAGGTGCTTCCGACAATCTGCGAAAACGGCTCAACAAATAATGGGTAATTTGCCTTCTGTTCGTTTGAACGCCACTAGACCTTTCAAACACAGTGGGGTGGACTTTGCAGGCCCcattatgttaaaaatttccACTATCAGATCTGCTGTTGTTACAAAAGGATATATTTGCCTGTTTGTTTGCATGGTTACGAAAGCCCTTCATTTGGAAGCAGTTTCAGATTTGAGCACTAGCGCTTTTCTGGCTGCGTTTAAAAGATTTGTGTCACGTCGAGGTGGCTGCACCGATATATACTCGGACTGTGGTACCAACTTCGTAGGAGCATCAAAGGAACTACAGGTGCTCCACAATAGGTCACAGAAATCTTTACCAGAAGAGCTACGACATGCGCTAAGTAATGATGGTACGACTTGGCATTTTATTCCGCCAGCTTCTCCTAATTTTGGAGGATTATGGGAAGCTGGCGTAAAGTCTGTCAAATATCATTTAAAACGAGTGGTACGTGACAGACTTCTTAGTTTTGAAGAATTGTCCACATTGTTGTGTCAAATAGAAAGTATCCTGAACTCCAGGCCACTATGTCCACTATCACCGGACCCAGCTGACTTCGATGCACATACCCCAGCTCATTTTCTGATTGGCGAGCCCACAAATTGCATTCAAGATGAGACTTTGCTTGACGTCAATATAAACCGGCTGACTAGATGGAAATGCATTGAAAAAATCAAGCAACATTTTTGGAAACGCTGGCATAGTGAGTACCTCAACCGTCTCCAATCGCGTCCCAAATGGCTAAAGCAAAGTGAAAATGCTAAAGTCGGAGACTTAGTATTGGTTGCTGATGAACGTATTGGACCGGGACAGTGGCTACTTGGCCGAATTAAAGAAATCCATCCTGGAGGAGATGGTAGAACAAGG CTAACAATCATATCAACTGATAATCACAAAATCATTTCGTGTCATACCGCCAGCATCAATTATATCATCATCACATCAACTGCAAATACATGa